TTTAAAATGTCATGTACCAAGCAGATAGAATATTCACAGTTACTTGCTTACAATTGCTTTTTGCCTTTGCCgttccctctgttttgctcgctCTGACTCCCGTTTTTCATATTCCTTGCGATACTCTTCCCTCTTCAGGCACTCGTGTTGGTATTCCTCATAGCTGTCATATCTAGAAATTGACATAGACGATTAATGGATGAAATGAAAAGCATGGCATTATTATTGGAGCAGCCTTATGCAATTGACTTTGTGGAGCTTCCTACCTGGGTCTACGACTGTACGGTGACCGTGATCGTGATCTTTCATACACCGGAGAGTTCTGTTTACAATGATCTGTTTCGTAACAGCAGTAAGACCTTTAAATAAAAAGAGTAGTCAGATATAATTCAGTGTCACAGTGCAaatgaatttaaagggaacctgttaccccctctgccggggtgacaggctcccgacccccccgttagagccccctatactcacctaatcccgccgggtcccgcttctggagatggtcgggtcacagagatctcagccgctgcagcccggcgcgcgcgctgagagatgagtccaacgctcatagagaatgacggagcgctggactctcctgtcattctctatgagtgttggacccatctgaggagcgcgcgcgccgggcttcaggcgccgatatctccgtgacccgaccatctccagacgtgggacccggcgggatcatgtgagtatagggggctctaacggggggtcaggagcctgtcaccccgtcaccgggggtgagaggacctctttaaaggggtattcctggatTTTATTTCTGATGGTCTGTTTCTGATTTTCAACATCCTCAGCTGACTACAGTACGCAGGCAAGCATTTCTAGCTCTTATCACAAACAGGGCCATGCATCttgtagtggctgtgcctggtactgcaattGATTACAGCTCAGTCCTactcaagttaaaggggttatccagcgctacaaaaacatggccactttccccccactgttgtctccagtttgggtggggttttgaaactcaattccattgaagtaaatggagcttaactgcaaaccacaccttaactggagacaacagtagggggaaaagtggccatgtttttgtagcgctggataacccctttaagggaatgagctgcaataccagatgcagccactacaaaatgtatggagctgtgcctGATAAACACTGAAGAGACCATAGCACTCACCAGAGTGATGCAGCccctttcatcagctgatcaatggGGGTGCCAGGAGCCAGAAACCACTGGTCTAATATCCTACCCTAAGTCCTCAAAAccactatcatttaaaaaaaactttttgaatttcCTAGAGGctgtattggtgggggtctgtGTGCTGAAACCCTGCCGATTGCTAAAAAGAAGAGGCAGACAAGCTTATCAGCGCACGCTCTGCTCCTTGATCTCTGCTCTAAACAGATAATATGGGCTGTCTAAGTTATAATGGTCCACTATGAGACTTCCAGTATACTGAATAACAGAAGTTCCAATGGCTTCCACTATAATCGCGTAGACTACTCGGATTTAGCAGTTTATAGCAGAACATGCACTGCTGAGCGCATCTCCCCCTTCATTCTAGTCATCAGTGGGGGTTCTGAGCACCTTTGCCCCTactgatacaaacttctgacaagtcGATATGTTAGTTTAAATGATAGTCAATTGAAATGAGTTGCAATATTACCCACAACATTAGGCCATGTATGGCAGTATTTTTGGAAGTAAGCAGCAGTCCTGATAACGCAAACGTAGGCCATCTATGTATAACATACATCTAAACGGCACCCATATGATATTACATTTCCCATGTACAGGCTATGTACGAGCCGTCTTACATCACggaaagtgggaacatagcctaaaggtgctgCCAACAGCAGCCTCCCTCAGTCTGAAAAGCTAGACATGTAGTCATTGGCCGATTGCTGCAGCAGTAACTCCCACGTTaaaggaaacccctttaaagaggctgTTAAGGGTTTCctaaaacagcatcacccctgtctACAGGTTATCTATGGTATTGGTGAGcaattccattcacttcaatagagcttTCACAAGTCGTGTGTGGTATTGAAGCCCAGCTCCACTCCCTTCAATTTAGCTGAAACATCCCATGGACAAGCACTGTGCTGTGTTGGGGAGAAAGCCACTGTGTTCTTCTAATCACGTATAGCCCCTTTAAGGTATTAAAATCACTTTTCCCAAAATGCCTTAAAATGCCAGTAAAATATATAACTGGTTCTGGAAGTATCACAAGTATGACATACTGCCATAACAAATCAACTGTTCTGGGAAGAAATCCATCAGTACAGATAGTGAGCCGGAAGGTGTCATCCTGCATTTCAatgcaaatatttaaaaaaatgttgtgaaTTGTGAAAAGTAAAGTAGAGCCGAAacgcagcaaaaaaataaataaataaaaaaaaaaaataaggggaaaaaactaaaaaagctAATCTGTAGGGCATCATGGAGAAGAGTGCATCATATCCAGCAGAGAATGAGAACTCGCAGCCGGATCAATAGGGATGTGTAATTAATTAATGTATGTTAATTCGGTGTGAGCCCTGCCGAGTGCACTGACCTGCACAATGCATGTTCCAAGGGAATGCGCCTGACGTAGATTCTGCTCCGGTGAACCATTATACAATCTAAGGCTGACTGACCTGATATGCTGAATATTTTATTCCAATACTATCTTTTTTATACATTAGACAAAGTGTGCTGGAAATCAATTGCCGTGATTGATTAAAGTGAGTATATTGTTCCTTTTATCATATGCATTGTACCCCATAAACCGGTGTACATTCCGTATATTCTCCTCGGCACATTCTTTAGATTTCCAAACACTATCTTAGCCATTTATAAAGAGGGAGCTGACACCAGGTTTAAGGGAATGCGTTTCAGACCCGTACTTATCACAAGGGTTAATCATTAAAGCCTAATAAATAATAGTCCCTGTTGCTACTGATTGAGAAAAGCCACAATTATGACGGACACCATCATACATCTTGTGATAAATACCATATAAATGATCTGGATTGCATACTGTTACCTAAAGGCTTTATTCAGCCTATATATAAGCAAGACCCATAACCATAAAATGGACCATGAAAACACAAATTCTAAACTATATGGACATATAGGCTcatggtaaaaataaaaagattaaaaaataaaggCTATGCACACCTCTGAGTCATGATGAAATCTATTAAAAATATCTGTCCTCAGGTcatgtctggtattacaacttggctctattcacttcaatagaactgaactgcaatagtGCATACAAACTtagaacaagagtggcgctgtttcgggAAGAAAACAgctctgtttttctaatcctggaaaacccatttaagctGGCCATACCGTTATAGTAGTCACAAACACAATGGAGGTGTGCTATGCTGAGGGCATGCTATGTTGTTGCTATTGAATGCCATGCTCATTGCACTGTGGGCTGAGGGTTCTTAAAAGCCTCCAGACCATTGCACTTTTTTCCTGTAAGGGGAGGGGATAATGCAACTGGTACACACCTCTGGCAACAGCTTTTTTTCCCAGGAACAAAAGAATTAGGCATGTTGAATTCAATATACTTGACCATTCTATGAGTCTACCATTAATGAAGAGTtaagaggcccccatacacattaaataGTTGGTCAATCCTGCCAAATTTGGTAGGTTTGGATGACTTTAATATAATCCACATCCAAGTGTcaggactgtatatactccctccatcatacacacaataaaaacctgttctgaagacttaaaaagatttttttaagtgttttttagcaaaccatttgatccaACAGAATGTACCATCTTACCACGTTAAGGTGAACCTCAGAGGGATGGTCCCTATACTAGCAATGGCCTTTCTCTGACTACAAGTCTACAAACAGAGCATATAGGATCCAACTAAACCTACAGGAGATGGGCGGACTGCAAgctaaaaggaggtagccacagcccacacatgtaacaaaaacaaaaagatagCCAGCACTCTACTAACACTTGTGCACACTGTGCAGTTTGCACACTGCTGTGGCtaacatacagacaaaaacagaaaatgcTGCAACAACCTGCAAGTGGCAGCACAAGTgccttgtcaattttttttttcccggtaACACATTATACTACATTATATTACAAAAGTAAAATAGGGCCTGTTTTTGATGACTAGTGGAAAAAAGTGTCGGCATTACCCACAACAACCAGTCAGATCCCAAGCACATACAGACTACATACATTTCATattcacaacattttttttttttgttttaatagcATTCTAAGTTGGCATCCCTAAATTCAGCTATCAAAATAAATTCTACCATCGTCCCTTGTTGAACACGAACATGAGAGTTCATAAAATTGCAAGCATAGTTGACACAGTAATCCTCAGTAGGGGGTCAAAAGAAGTTGTTTTTAATGTTGGCCTTTAACATGAATCTTGTTTTTCCCAAGACACTTGACTTTTAGTCTTAGCCCTTGGGCTGGCCATGACAGAAAGatctaaaaaaaaactacatatttTATTCTGTACTTGTTTTCTTTTAGGCAATAAATAATGCGTTACGTGTTTCTGTCAGTTGACTATACTCAAGAGTGTAAAGACCAAAAAACTACAAAGAGCAAAAATCGTATGGTTGCCCTTTGACACAAGCATGCGTTCCAACACAGTACTACATGCTATCTCTTTGATTCATACAGATCAATCGATACGAAGGTTACCATCTTGGTGGCTATACAATATTGGCCAGTTTGgtaaaaataaggctatgttcacacactgttttttagGCATTATTAAAAACGGCTGTAATTTATAATAGTAAATGTGGTAATTTTTTCAACTACTTTTACAGTTCTTTTTATATTACCAATGTATTTTGCCTTATTGTTGAATTTGTTACTTTTCAACAGGTAATTTATAATCAGTATTTCTGTACTGCTAATTGACAGCTTCTGGACAGCTAATTGACTACAATGAGGCATATTATTTCAATTGAAAAACAGCCATATCTTTAACTCAAAATCATGGCCTTATTTTGGTATttctttactgtgtgtgaacatagtcaacgTACTATGCAATTGAAACAatagccgttcttgtcataaaaagtgttgcattgtagtcaatgcattgaagtcaatgcaatgcaattGACACAATGTCAAGTATTATCAGCCATTGTGCATTGAGATCcatgcagttttcactgcagcaATGGTCGTTGTTTGACACTTATATCAATGGctgtttgttagtttttttgaGTGCTGAACAATGACCATTGttcttgcattgtgtgaacatagcctaaaactgaagcTTAGTATTGAATTCAACTAACTAGACAGTAATGAAAACACCATTGGGTGCCACACACATTtctatacttctcctatatatatagagtAAAGGTGAATAACAATGTGTGTTTTCAAGGCTTTCCAGAAGATATTACCGGGCAAACAAAATTTTACCTACCCTGATGAAGATCTGCTAGATGGAGATCTGGATCTTGAACGTGAGTATGGAGACCGTGAACATGATCTATGTTGAGAAAAAGATCTAGACCTTGATCGAGAACAAATCCTTTGTGAAAATAAGGATGTTGGTGGGGATACAGAATATCTGCTTGGCGAGTTGAAGGATGAACAAGAAGGTGATACATCAAATAATGAATAGGATTGCATTCCATCCCAGGAATAACACAGTTTATCGTTCTCATCCTCGCTGTCATCAAACAAACTATCCATACCCAGTCCAGACGTTAAAAACATAGGTAGTCTAGAGAACTGATCATCGGTGTAACCATTGTTTCTCAGGttactgtttttcttttctttttcataaACTGCTTGTGTTGGGTCACCAAAGTGCTTATTAAGTTCTGCACGAATTTCCTGGTCTTGCAAGGGTTTGCGATTGCTGATCTGAGAACTTGTCATGGTTCCCTCAAAACTGTCTTTTGGACTTCCCTCTGAAACCTTTAATGAACAGACTTGTGATTTTTTCCCAGGAAGGGAATCCTTACATTCAAGTTGTCTTGAGGCCTGTAAATCTTGTGATAAGCTAATGTGAATTTCTGATTTTGAATTCATAAACTGACAGTAGTCATGGTCTCCAAAAAGCCGTAAACTAGGTCGCTTCACCTTTTTCTCCTCTTGTCCAATGACCACAGAGGTTTTGCTAAGCTGTGCATACAGTTCAGATTGTTCGGGACCCTTTTTTGAGCTAATAACTTGGATACTGGAAGACTCAATGTAACGAGATTTCTTAGCGGGTGGCACACCGGACTTGCAAGAAGACTTCGGCTTTGGAGAAGTCCTGAATGTGTTATCTTGGTTGGCTTTGTGAGGTGGGGTTGTTGGTGGGGTTAGTCCTTAGAttaacaaagagaaaaaaaagaaaaacttacaAAATGTAGTGTTTCAACCATCTGTAAAAACAGTGAAAATACATTTTAGTCCACCAATATAAAAGAAAATTGTTCAACAAAATAATTTGTTTGATCATTTCACCCAATGTAACAACAAAGCTGTCATGTTGCTAACAAAGATAAGATTTTAGTgtaggggagtgattacagcccgGGAGCCGcggctagttaaaggggtagtgcggcgctaagaaattattcacaaaataacacacattacaatgtgaatggcccccttccctgtgttccccgaccccgaccgtggacccagaagtgtgatgcactatacatacctgattcgtgtcgacccccgtccgcatttcttctgacagtgatgtaatcttcgggaggccggccgacccactcctgccgtccctcatgccggccccaatctaccgcgtcataactgtgctcagccgcgattggctgagcacagttatgctcacctaatcgcggctgagcagctgatgacgcggcgggcgggtggcatgagggacggcgggagcgggtcggctggcctcccgaagattacatcattgtcagaaGAAACGCGGACGGGGGTTGAcatgaatcaggtatgtatagtgcatcacactttcgGGTCCACGGGCAGGGgtcggggaacacagggaagggggccattcacatacataacatacattacaaagttgtataactttgtaatgtgtgttattttgtgaataatttcttagcgccgcactacccctttaagggagagactccgcccacatgactacttagcgctgatttgcatacagcgcaGGGAGAATAAAACTACATTTTCGCATAGATAAAGGCAAAGCCAAAAAAGCAGTTTACATGGTAGGAAACACTGCAGCATGCTTCATAACATCATGATTGTAAACCGGAACCCTAAATCAGCATGATTGGTTTTCTTTAAAAGGACTCAAAATTACAAGTAATCCCCTATCCACTGGATATAGGAAGACTAACTTATTAGTGAGCGTTCTAGTGGTTGGAAAGTTTTATACAGAATGAATGGATTGGTGGCCAAGCATGAGATGCCTATTTCATTTGGGGAACAACCAACCTCTATTCTCATGATAAGTGGTGGTGCCAACAGTCAGACCCCCCAAATGATAAACACATATCACCTATCCTATTCTAGAGGGTAACTTTTAATCTggggataagccctttaattatAAACATTATTTGTACCTAGACAGGATTTAGCTCATTGAAATtaagaaggagatttatcaaactggtgtaaagtagaattgtctcagttgcccctagcaaccaatcagatcccacctttcattttttaaagactctgtgagaaatgaaaggtggaatctgattggttgctaggggcaactgagacaattctactttccaccagtgtgataaatctccccctaaatctcCTAATGTATGCACTAATATTAACACTCCAACATATACAACCATATGCCATAGAGTAAAATAAGCATGCCCAGGCTGCcatgttaataaaataaatactggGCTATGAAGAAGACTGCAGTGTGTAGGAAAACATAGTAGACAATGCTTTTCCATATGGTAGTCTATAGATATGCGCATGAATATACATATTGAATGCGGTATAAAtatagcttaaggctatgttcacacgctctAAAACAGTGGCTGTTGTTTTACTGCCatatcggccacaggaacattattttatttctatttggttcatgggcacctttgggtgtgcctgcaatccaattagccatagacctCTGTGCATTGTATGGCCATAAACTGTGTACACAGAGGGTTAATTACAGCCTCTGTTCGCCAAACTGCAGCCATTTGCCGTTCACTAAATGGCGTCAATAACGGCCGTAGTGCTCAAAAGTTCTCAAAAACATATCCTTATATGATCCTCTGTTTCAAAGTCATACATATAAAATAGCAGCCCATCACTCATATACCAATACTGCAATGGATAAAACATGACAtatccacaaaaaaaacaaaacaaacaaaaaaaacaaaaacaaaagagcTTTGGTATCATTACTTTTTCTTCCTTGTTAGCTACCAGTTGATTATCCAGTCCTGGTTCTGATTAACGCAAGTAATTGGGTAACAAAAAGTCAAGCAACTCCCTACCAATGAAAAGAGTCCTGCGAAAACAAAGCCGAGTATCCAGCAAGGCGGTGAAATGAGTTTAATTTTCCTCAACTTATGTAATTTACTCACTTAAAATGCAAAATGAGAAGTAATAATGTTAAATCATTAGCTATAGGGGATGTAAATTATATGATTTTCTCCAtttactttatgtgcatttctttctaaataaaaaaacaattataattAGTACTAATAAGTAATTATGTTTACAGACGCACCAGGCTATTGATATTAAAAAGAGCATAATTACATCCTGATGTTTTTAATGAAAAACTTCATTAAAAATGAAATGACAAAGGAGTCGAAAAATAGTCGGGAACTGGGAAGAGTGATGCAGCGGAAAACAACAAGTGTCACTAGATACAATTTACCCTATCCCTTCTGCAATGTCTTTTCAGCATGCTTTCAGTATACAGGGTTCTGGAAAACCTGCACCCTTTAAATTCATTGAAAATTGTAGATCTAGCAGCCTGTTAAATATGAATGTCATAGAGAGGGGTGTATCGGCTGGCACCCCCCTTGTATGAGAATCAACACAACTCTATATGAGCAGATCCCTTTCTGGCAGGTTCATATTGTCCCTGTTGACATGAAACACCTCTTATCTGATTGGTCACCAAGTAATACTACATTCCTCCTGGATCAATTAACTAGAAAAATAAGCTATTTGCTGGGGGTGTCTGGAGAGGGATCCAGGATAGAGATGGGCAAACCTCAAGCACACGCGGGTTTGTGCAAATCCGAACACTCAGCATTACagctggctaaagaagttggattcagccctaaggctgcctgaaaaacatgggtacaactaa
Above is a window of Dendropsophus ebraccatus isolate aDenEbr1 chromosome 7, aDenEbr1.pat, whole genome shotgun sequence DNA encoding:
- the PPARGC1A gene encoding peroxisome proliferator-activated receptor gamma coactivator 1-alpha isoform X3 → MCFWLPAAWLKKLLLAPANTQLIYNECIGVSAHNHASPNQRIRTSPAPVKSENYWSNKPRNICQPQKPQRRPCSELLKYLTANDDSPQTKSTESRTNNRLDKCTKKKPCLHPQPHFQAKTTSLSLPLTPESPNDPKGSPFESKTIERTLSVELSGTAGLTPPTTPPHKANQDNTFRTSPKPKSSCKSGVPPAKKSRYIESSSIQVISSKKGPEQSELYAQLSKTSVVIGQEEKKVKRPSLRLFGDHDYCQFMNSKSEIHISLSQDLQASRQLECKDSLPGKKSQVCSLKVSEGSPKDSFEGTMTSSQISNRKPLQDQEIRAELNKHFGDPTQAVYEKEKKNSNLRNNGYTDDQFSRLPMFLTSGLGMDSLFDDSEDENDKLCYSWDGMQSYSLFDVSPSCSSFNSPSRYSVSPPTSLFSQRICSRSRSRSFSQHRSCSRSPYSRSRSRSPSSRSSSGSYCCYETDHCKQNSPVYERSRSRSPYSRRPRYDSYEEYQHECLKREEYRKEYEKRESERAKQRERQRQKAIEEHRVIYIGKMRTNMSRAELRARFEVFGEIEECTVNLRDDGDCYGFITYRYTCDAFAALENGYTLRRVNEPDFELCFCGRKQFCKSNYADLDSNSDDFDPASTKSKYDSMDFDSLLKEAQRSLRR